One Pseudorasbora parva isolate DD20220531a chromosome 8, ASM2467924v1, whole genome shotgun sequence DNA window includes the following coding sequences:
- the si:dkey-182i3.8 gene encoding si:dkey-182i3.8, translating into MARYELFQSQTTLIMSLLTDTAKQEIRKAFTSSYGESHLTNKSNETQMHMLNSLMERFAKEAVQKICSLFRYCSSVAPVPAQMCLNVRDDIRKTSSQMGRVLLSGAACIQNQELQGDAISLSVSPLNEFTAMSHQQPSSTEHIQENDASRYLMVEDKAEEAIQTGFISDAADDMGWSEDQEGVLQTSAKQPEKPQGKESFECEQCGKAFSKMFSLVQHKRVHSIVRPHNCEKCGKKFTLLRALETHLRKHLQKFEKKKFPCSTCGKSFRDLAAHELVHAEVKPFTCEICGQGFTIKRSLYMHQRVHTGEKPYRCDTCGKCFSLIGTLNYHKRIHSNDRPIKCSHCNKTFKYHKLLKHHLRVHTGERPHTCDVCGKSFALSGTLKRHILIHTGDKPYVCEVCGRRFNQRSTLKGHMRVHGEKRFMCEMCGKTFQYNYVLRNHILTHNQIGNPGDKSNAHRCDVCGKFLSSAYALKSHLQLHSDNSKPFTCTLCDRKYSSVHSLRMHEQLHTGEKPFKCEICGKDFSLRASYKTHMFLHSGERPHKCVFCGKKFKLSSSLKMHTRTHTGEKPHKCETCGKAFHLSANLKRHRLVHTGEKPFTCEICLKSFTQPNNLKAHMHIHTGNKPYTCTKCWKSFAYQRNYKDHKCAPL; encoded by the exons ATGGCCCGGTATGAGCTTTTTCAGAGTCAAACCACTCTGATCATGTCATTACTGACGGACACTGCTAAGCAGGAGATACGAAAGGCTTTTACTAGCAGCTACGGTGAATCTCATCTCACCAACAAATCAAACGAGACTCAGATGCATATG CTTAATTCCCTAATGGAAAGATTTGCCAAAGAAGCAGTGCAGAAGATTTGCAGTCTCTTCAGATACTGTTCATCAGTTGCACCAGTTCCAGCACAAATGTGTTTAAATGTGCGAGATGACATAAGGAAGACTTCATCTCAGATGGGACGTGTCTTGCTCAGTGGAGCTGCATGTATCCAAAACCAAGAACTTCAGG GAGATGCTATATCTCTCTCTGTGAGTCCTCTGAATGAGTTTACAGCAATGTCTCACCAGCAACCTTCAAGCACTGAg CATATACAGGAAAATGATGCAAGTCGGTATCTTATGGTGGAGGACAAAGCAGAAGAAGCCATTCAGACAGGATTCATCAGTGACG CTGCTGATGACATGGGATGGTCTGAAGATCAGGAAGGTGTGTTGCAGACATCAGCCAAGCAACCTGAAAAGCCACAAGGCAAAGAGTCTTTTGAATGTGAGCAGTGCGGAAAGGCCTTTTCAAAGATGTTTTCTCTTGTGCAGCACAAACGTGTGCACTCAATCGTGAGGCCACACAATTGTGAAAAGTGTGGTAAGAAATTCACACTGTTGAGAGCGCTGGAGACTCACCTTCGCAAACACTTGCAGAAGTTCGAGAAGAAGAAATTCCCCTGTAGTACATGCGGGAAGAGCTTCAGGGATCTTGCTGCCCATGAGCTGGTCCACGCAGAAGTCAAACCATTTACCTGTGAAATATGTGGACAGGGATTCACAATCAAAAGAAGTTTATACATGCACCAGAGGGTGCACACAGGTGAAAAACCCTACAGATGCGACACCTGTGGGAAGTGTTTCTCCCTGATTGGCACGTTAAACTACCACAAGAGAATTCATTCAAACGACAGGCCGATAAAGTGCAGCCACTGCAATAAGACCTTCAAgtatcataaacttttgaaaCACCACCTCCGAGTACACACGGGCGAGAGGCCGCACACCTGCGACGTCTGTGGGAAAAGTTTTGCGCTTTCCGGGACTCTGAAACGCCACATCCTCATTCACACCGGAGACAAGCCGTACGTCTGCGAGGTGTGCGGCAGAAGATTCAATCAGAGAAGCACTCTCAAAGGCCACATGCGAGTGCACGGAGAGAAGCGGTTTATGTGTGAAATGTGCGGGAAAACCTTCCAGTATAATTATGTCCTGAGGAACCACATTCTAACACACAATCAAATTGGAAATCCGGGAGATAAGAGCAACGCTCATCGCTGCGACGTGTGCGGAAAGTTCCTGAGCTCCGCCTACGCACTGAAATCTCACCTGCAGCTGCATTCGGACAATAGCAAACCCTTTACGTGCACGTTATGTGACAGGAAGTACAGCAGCGTACATTCCCTCCGGATGCACGAGCAGCTTCACACAGGGGAGAAACCTTTCAAGTGCGAGATCTGCGGTAAGGATTTTTCTCTGAGGGCTTCGTATAAAACCCATATGTTTCTGCATTCAGGAGAAAGACCACACAAATGCGTATTTTGCGGGAAAAAATTCAAGCTTTCAAGCTCGCTGAAGATGCATACACGCACTCATACCGGTGAAAAGCCTCATAAGTGTGAAACATGTGGGAAGGCGTTTCATTTATCGGCCAATCTGAAAAGACACAGGCTCGTGCACACCGGGGAAAAGCCGTTTACCTGTGAAATTTGTTTGAAGAGTTTCACACAGCCCAACAATTTGAAGGCACACATGCACATTCACACTGGCAACAAGCCGTACACATGCACTAAGTGTTGGAAAAGTTTTGCGTATCAGAGAAATTACAAAGATCACAAATGCGCTCCACTTTAA